The Hymenobacter swuensis DY53 genome includes the window GCAAACCCGAAGTCAGAGATGTCGCCAGCCACCAGCATGAACTGGATGCCGGGCTGCTGATTCACGCTTTTTACCAGGTCCTCGGCGTCGTCATAGAACCGCTGCGAGTCGCCGGTAAACACGAACCGGAGCGTATCACCGGCGGGCAGCGGGTTTTGCAGCAGGCGCGCCAGATTCTTCTCCGTCAGGTCGCGCTCCGACTCGGGCGCACGGTGGTCATTGGGGCTGAATTCGAGCAGGTCGCAACTGCTGAACAAGAAGGCAGCGGCCACAGGCAGCAAGGCCCGGACCGGTAGGTTTTGAAGAAATGAGCGCATACGCCTCGGCACAAAAAGCAACAGAAACGGACCCGTCCGGCGGGATAGGTCCGGCGCTATATACCGGGGAAGCCGCCGGATGGTTTACCCAAAAACTTCCCTCAGGCATCTGGGAGGCACATTCCAAGACAGGCGTTTCCGGGCGCAACGCGCTTTACAGGCTACCAACGGCCAAAATCAATTCTGAAGCCATTCTGAAGAAAGCCCCGCGTTTCCGGCAAATAACTTCCTTACCAGGTCGGCAGCCAGCTTATTCATCCAGATACTGATGCACAAATTTGATGGCCATGCTGCCCTCACCCACGGCCGAAGCTACCCGGGCCATAGCCCCTGCCCGGCTGTCACCGGCCGCAAAAATGCCAGGTACGCAGGTTTCGAGCAGGTAGGGCTCCCGGCGCGGGTGCTGCCATGCAGTGGCGTAGCGCGGGTCCGTCACTAGGTCGCGGCCCGTGAGCACGAAGCCTTTGCCGTCGCACACAATCGTGTCGCACACCCACTCGGTGCTGGGCTTGGCCCCTATGAACACGAACAGCGCCCGGGCCGGCCGCCGCTCCAGCTGGCCCTGCCGGCGCACTACCACCTCCTCCAGATGGTCGGCGCCGCACACTTCGGCTATTTCGGCAAAGGGCAGCAGCTCAATATTCGGGGTCTGCCCAATCTGCTCAATCAGGTAAGCCGACATGCTGGCGGCCAGGCTTTCGCCCCGAATCAGGATGAACACCCGACGGGCGTACGTGGCCAAGTACATAGCCGCCTGCCCCGCCGAGTTGCCGCCGCCCACAATGTACACGTCCTGCTCCTGACAGGAGCGGGCCTCGGTGCGGGCGGCCCCGTAGTACACGCCCGCGCCGCTGAGACGGTCCATGCCGGGCACGTCGAGGGTGCGGTAGCTCACACCGGTGGTCAGAATCACGGCCCGGGTTTTCACCTCGTTGCCATCCGTGAGGGTCAGCACTTTGTAGCCATCCTGCACGCACAGGCCGGTTACCTCCTGCGGGGCCAGAATTTCGGCTCCCAGGCGCACGGCCTGCGTCCAGGCGCGGTGGGCCAGCTCACTGCCGCTCAGGCCCGTCGGGAAGCCCAGGTAATTCTCGATGCGGGAACTGGTACCGGCCTGGCCGCCGGGCGTCTGCCGCTCAATTACCAGGGTTTTCAGGCCTTCAGAAGCGCCGTACACGCCGGCTGCCAACCCGGCTGGGCCGCCCCCGATGACCACCACATCGTAGAGCTCCTGCGAGGCCTGCACCGTGAGGCCGATGCGGGTGGCCACCTCGGTGGGCGTGGGGCTGGCCAGGGCGGTACCGTCTTCCAGCACCACCACCGGCAGGTCGTGGGCAGTGAGGTTTTTGCGGGCCAGCAGGGTCTGGGCCTCGGCGTCCGTCTCGAAATCAAGCCACTGGTAGCCCACCATGTAGCCCGCCAGAAAGTCCTTGAGCTCGTGCGACTTCGGTGACCATTGAAACCCGATCAGGCGCACGCCCCCGAAGGCCGGCTTGTAGGCGCGCTGCCAGGCCGCCAGCAAATCGTGCAGGGTGGGATAGAGCAGCTGCTGGGGCGGGTCCCAGGGCTTCATCAGGTAGTGGTCGAGGCGGGCGGAGTTGATGGCCCGGATGGCGGCTTCGGTATCGGCGTAGGCCGTGAGCAGCACCCGCTTGGCCTCCGGAAACAGCTCCCGGGCCTGGGTCAGCACCTCCACGCCTTCCAGGTCGGGCATGCGCTGGTCGGCCAGAATGAGGGCCAGCGGTTCCTCCCGCTCGTGCAGCTCCCGCACAATGGCCAGCGCTTCCCGCCCCGAGCCGGCCCGCACCACCCGGTAGTCGCGCCGGAACTCCTGGCGCAGGTCCCGGTCAATGGCGCTCAGCACCTGCGGATCATCATCCACACACAGTAAAACGGGCTTTTTCATGGGAGAGGGGAGTAAATGAGTAACTGAGCAGCGGAGTAACGGAGTCGAATACAACGGCAAAGTAACCGGCTGCCAGCCATACCGGACCTGTTGCCCTGAGAGAACAACTACTCAGTTACTCCGCTATTCCGTTACTCTTCGGTAGCCAGATGGCAAATTCCGTACGGCCGGGCTCCGACTGGACTTCCAGCTGGCCGCCGTGCTGCTCCACAATGCGCAGCGCAATATCGAGGCCCAGGCCGGTACCTTCGCCGGCGGGCTTGGTGGTGAAGAAGGGCTCCAGAATCCGGGGCAGCACCTCGGCGGGAATCCCGGGGCCGTTGTCGATGATAAATACGCGCACGAAGTCGTCTTCCAGTCGGGTCCGGATGGTGATTTCGCCGCCGGGCGGCAGCGCGTCGAGAGCGTTATCAAGTAGGTTGGTCCAGACCTGGTTGAGGCTGCTGACCTGGCCCTGCACCAGCGGCAGATCGGGCGCGTAGTCTTTCACGATGCGCAGGTTTTTTCCGCGCAGCGCGAAGCCCAGCATGTTGAGGGTGCTGTCCAGGCCACTGTGCACATCGAGCGGGGCGAAATCCTGGCCCCGGTCCATGTGGCTGTATGTTTTCACGTTGGTAACCAGCGTAGTAATGCGGGTGCCGGCCTCCTGCAATTCCTGCACCAGCCGCAGCCCCGTTACCTGGCCTTCCAGCCAGGCCAGCGCGGCCGGACGGGCGGCCGGGGCCCACCCCGCCAGCACCGGTTGAAGGATAGCCTGCGGGAGGCCGGCATCCAACAGTCCCGCCGCCAGCTGAAAGCCATCGGGCACGCCCTGCTCTTCCAGCCAGTCGGCCAGCTCGTCTTCCGCGTCGGAGCGGTCCAGGGCCGGGAGGGTGGAAGGCGGGTAAACGGTGGTAGCCAGGGCTGTGAGCCGGGCCAGGGCCTCGGGGCTGGGGCAGTGTTGCACCAGCTGCTGCAACAGCGTCGGCCGCGCCCGCAGGTTGGTAGCCAGCACCTCGGCGGCCCGCATAATGGCGGCGGCAGGGTTGTTGAGCTCGTGGGCCAGGCCGGCCGAAAGCTTGCCCAACGCTCGCAGCTTATCGTCGCGCTCCTGGGCCCGGGCTTCCAGGCGGGCCCGGTCGCTCATCAGGCTCACCAGCCGCTGCACCAGCTCGGGGCTGGCCTGTTCCAGCTCCGGAAACTTGTTGCGGTGCAGCAGAAACAGCGTGGTTTCGCCCACCGCCACGCCCTCGCCCCGGATTACGCGCAGCCGGGAATAGGGCAGCACCCCACTGATGTTGCCTGCCTCCACCCGAAACACAGGCTCCCGGTTGCCGTTGTGGGTCATGTAAAACTGCAGGCCGCCCGCCAGCACAGCCATCATAAACTCGGCCTCGTCGCCGGCCCGGGTAATGACTTCGTTGGGCGCGAAGCGGCGGATTTCTCCGTGCGCGGCAAGCCAGGCCAGGGTTTCGGGCGGCAGGCCGGCAAAGGCCGTAACGCGGGTAAGAGGTGAGGCAGGCAGCATGGCAGAAAGGTAATCAAGCGTACCGATGCAGTCGGTTGACGGGCCAATGTACTTTTTCCTGCCTCCACAAACTGTGTAAACAGCACAACCGCCAGCCTTATGAAAGGGCTGGCGGTTGTGCTGCTACGGCAACCTGCCGCTGCTTACTGACGGACAGCCTTGACGCTATACTGCTGCTGGCCTTGGATAATGCGCACGAAATACAAGCCCGCTGCCCAGGTTGCTGCCTGCGGTACTACCAATGTGGTAGTGCCGGCCTGCAACATTACGGCCTGCACCAGTTGGGGCCTGCCGGTAGCATCCAGTACTTCCAGCGTAGCCGTCCCAGCCACAGTTTGTGGCAGCTGCAGCGTAAGCTCGGTAGTGAAAGGCGTCGGCAGGGCTACCATGGTGCTACGCCGGTTGCTGACAACCAGGGTCTGCACCGCCGAAAATTGCACCGCCCCGTTCGTATCAACCTGGCGCAGACGGTAATACACTACAGCCACTGCATAACGAGCCAGGTTGACATCGGTATAGCGGTACTCATGCCGCTGGGTAGTTGTACCCTTACCGGCAACTTCGGCAAGGGCTGCAAACGTCTGCCCGTCGGTGCTGATTTCCACTACGAAGTAGGCGTTATTCACCTCGGAGGCCGTGGCCCAAACGAGTTGTGCCTGCGCGCCGGCAGCCCGCGCCGTGAAGGATACCAGCTCTACCGGTAGCGGGGTTACCAGGGCGGCGTCCCGGTAATCTGGCACGGAGTTGCTGTTGCGGTCGGGGTAGCTGGTTACGTCCGCGTAGCCTTTTCCTAGGTTGGAAGCATCCAGCAGATCAACCAGTCCATCGCCATCCGTGTCCCGGTAGAATGGGCTGGTGATGTCCAGGAAATTGGGAATCCCGTTGGCATTGGTATCATCAAGCCAGTCACGGGTACCGTTGGCATTGGCGTCGGTGGCAGGATAGTAGGTGCTGTTACCCCCGGCAGTTACAAAAGCAGCGGCCCGCACTACCAGATCATCAGAGGAGTAGCCGCTGTTGTTATCATCAAAGGCCTCCATCCAGTCCGGCACTGCGTCGTTATCAGTGTTGGTATCGAGGTAATCGGGCTTACCGTCGCCATCGGTATCCGGCAGGGTAGTATAAGAGGCTGTATTTTGGGGCCGCCCTACGGCATCTACTGCCTGAGTATATTGTGCATCGGCAGCACTATATAGGGCCCGGAAGCCGCTGCTCATGCGGCCATCAGTGCCTTCCACCACATCCGGAATACCGTCGGCGTCAGCATCCAGATCAAACTGGTTGATGATACCGTCGCCATCCGCGTCCAGCGTACTCACGACACCTCTGGCATTAAGCGCCCCAAAATCCGCATCCTGGTAGTTCAACACTCCGTCACTGTCCGCATCGGCGGTGGCATCCACGTTATTTGCTTCGGCCGTATCGGCAATACCATCGTTGTCGTCGTCGGCATCCTGCCTGTCGGTCAGGCCATCGGTATCCTGGTCGTAATCGAAAGCCAGGCTGCAGGCTTCCATCTTATTGAGAGCCCCGCCGGTAGAGGCCGTAAAGCCCCAATAGACCGATGGGTTATTGCCGAATATCGTAGCTACGAAGTCTTCAGAGTATGTGGCCCGCAGGACATTATTAAAGTACACCTGCAGTGTTTTGGTCTTCACGTTCCAGGCTACTCGAACCGGGTAGTACGTGCCGTTTTCGATGTTAAGCGCCGTACCCCCGGCATCAACGGCCGCTGGAGTGGCTCGTACGGCTGTGGCGGCTGAGTTCGTAAACGTAAGCGGATTACCGAAGTCGCCATTCTTCACCAATCCGATATGGTCGGCAGCTATGTCGTTGATGCCGGTGCCGTTGTCATAGGTATCAAACTCCACAATTACGGATGGCGAAATAGCAGCCATACCCATATTTTGCCCGCCGCCGCCCAAGGCGTTGGTGCCCACATTGCTTCGTTGCAGGCCAAACACCATCCCGTCGCCCCCATTCCCATCCCGGGTACCGAGGTAGACGGAGAAATTGAAGACAAACGACTTGGCCAGCGTAATCTGCTGCAGCCGCCACACGGAGCCCGATTTGTTGCCTAACTCGGGAGTAAGCGTAAAGCCACCGGTGCAGGTAGTGCTGGCAACAGCGTCGCCGTTGGTTTTATACAGTGCCTGAGCACTTGTATGGTGGGGCCGGGCCGCCGCAAAAGCCGTGGCCATACCAGTCAGTAGCAACAGCCGACGAGACCAAGAGAAGGCAGTAGCTGCCAGAGGTTGAGCCGATAGGTAGGTGAAGGTGTGTTTGGCAGAAAAGCGCATAACAGCAGGTGATGTATCGGGCAAAACCAGATACAGTTGACATTCAGTGGTATGCGCACAAAACTACCAACCAAATATATGTAACAACACGCATAACAGATAAATACAATTTCATTGAATACCAATCGAGGGAAGCAACCTGCTGCTGTACCGGCCCAACAAGCTAAATACAGCTCATTTTTTAGCCAGAAAGCTCAGTTAAGTTCCCTCATACCTGGTTTGCCTCACTAAATCGGCTCAAACAACAGGCCTACACCTCCAACCAGCAAATTTTAGTTCCTCATACAGTTGACAATCATTATAGTAGTATAGTCTAACCGTTTCCGGTTCGTACCTATATATGAATGCACAACTATATGGTCGACGGCTATCCTCTTGTCCTCTATCAGTAAGCTCTCCTATCGGGGGTAAGTGCGTAGGTGTGCGCAGGCACTTGTGCAGCCCCCGGTACGACTGCCAACAAAAGGAAAAGATGTTTCTTGCCAAACTTTTTGGCCGCGTGCTGCATTCTTTAGTTTTCCCTTCTTGCTTCTGACCTTACCGGTATGGCGAAAGTCAAAACCCTTTATTTCTGCCAGAACTGCGGCGCCCAATCCGCAAAATGGATTGGACGCTGCCCCAGCTGCGGCGAGTGGAACACTTACGTGGAGGAAGTGGTGGAGAAAACCGACACTGCTACGGCCGCCAACGCCTGGAAGGCCTCTTCCTCAGTGGGTACCACCTCCAAAGCCGCCAAACCCAAGCCGCTGGGCGACATTCTGTACGAGGAGGAGTCGCGCCTGAATACCCACGACGACGAGCTGAACCGGGTGCTGGGTGGTGGCCTCGTGCCCGGCTCCCTGGTGCTTATTGGGGGCGAGCCAGGCATCGGCAAAAGCACCCTCATGCTTCAGATTGCCATGCAGCTCAACGGGTTGCGTATTCTGTACGTGAGCGGGGAGGAAAGCGAGCAGCAGATTAAGATGCGGGCCGAGCGCCTGGGCCGCCAGCACCCGGGTCTCTACATCCTTACTGAAACCAACACCCAGAATATCTTCCGTCAGATCGACCAGCTCCAACCCAACGTGGTGGTGGTCGATTCCATCCAGACCCTGCACAGCACCTTGGTAGAAAGCGGGGCCGGCTCTGTGAGCCAGGTGCGCGAGTGCACCACCGAGCTACTCAAATACGCCAAGGATACCGGCGTGCCCGTGCTGCTCATCGGCCACATCACCAAGGATGGCTCCATTGCCGGCCCTAAGATTCTGGAGCACATGGTGGATACCGTGCTGCAGTTTGAGGGCGACCGGCACCTGACCTACCGCATCCTGCGCACCATCAAAAACCGCTTCGGTTCCACCTCTGAGCTAGGCATTTACGAGATGCAAGGCGCAGGCCTGCGGCAGGTGAGTAACCCGTCAGAAATCCTGCTTAGTCAGCGCACCGAGGTGCTTAGCGGTTTGGCCATCGGGGCCACGCTGGAGGGCAACCGGCCGCTGCTGGTGGAAGTGCAGGCCCTCGTGACGCCCGCCACCTACGGCACCCCTCAGCGCAGCTCCACCGGCTTTGATGGTAAGCGTCTGCAGATGCTGCTGGCGGTGCTGGAGAAACGCAGCGGCCTGCGCCTGGGTCAGCACGACGTATTTCTGAACATTGCCGGTGGCCTGCGCCTCGAAGACCCGGCCCTGGATTTGGCCGTGTGTGCCGCCGTGGTCAGCTCCCTCAACGATGTGCCTATCCGGGGCGAAATCTGTCTGGCGGCGGAAGTGGGCCTGAGCGGCGAAATCAGGGCCGTGAGCCGGCTGGATCAGCGTCTGAGCGAGGCGGAAAAGCTGGGTTTTGCGGAAATGTACATTTCGCAGTTCAACGCCAAGGGCCTCGACCTAGCGCGCTACGGTATCCGGGTACACCCGGCGGGCCGCCTGGATGAGGTTCTGACGGGCTTGTTTGGGTAGACCTGGCGTGATGTGGCGTTGGTGAAAATCGAGCTAGGGCATCACGCATCCTGGTAAAGCCCTATTTTTTAGATAGCCGGTACAGTCGCCTACCGGGAAGTGTTCAAAACTTTGGTATCGACCGGCGGGTTACGAAAAAAGTAACCTGCCGGATTGGACTTTCTCAACCATTACCGCGTATCTTCGGATAAGGAATTGACTTTTACCGCGAATCAACTGACGCGGTAGCGCGAAAACCGGCCCTCCGGTTAAGCAGGGTCCGATTTCTAACCTGCTAAGCCCCTCCCCGATGGCCTATAGATTTCCTCTCACTGCCGCCCTGTTATGGGCCGGGCTGCTGGCCGCCCCGCTATTGGGGCGGGCCCAGGGTACCGTGGTGCTGACCGGCAAAGTCAGTGGCCGGACGGCCGATACCGTGGCCGTTTCGGTGCGCGAGAACCCGCTCGATGTGAAAGAGCAGATTACGTATGCCCGCCTCGACAGCAAAGGCGAATTCCGGCTGGCTCTCACCGTAAACGGCCCCACCCGCGCTGATTTGGTGTACGGCGACGACGTAACCGACCTGTTTCTGGAGCCCGGCAACCAGATGGAAGTCCGCTTCAAAGGGTCCGACCTGGCCAGTTCCGTCCGCTATAAGGGTAAAGGCGCGGAGGCCAATACCTTCCTCACGGAAATGGACGACAAGTTCGTGGAAAACGATGGTTTCCAGGTTCTTCCCGACAATATCACGTTCTACGAAGCCCCGTTCCTGTCCTTTCTGGACTACCGTCGGAAGGAGGAAACCAAGTTTCTGGAGGAAAGCTCCGAAGGACTCTCGCCGGCTTTTAAGGAGTACGTGAAGGCCGAAATCACTTACGGCTATGCCAATGACCGGCTAACGTTTCAGGATTTGCGCGAACAGGTAGTAGCTACTGAGGGCCGCCTGAAAATGACACCCTCGTACTACGAGTTCCTCAACGACAAATCCCTGATCAACAATCCGGCAGCGGTGCAGAGCGAGCAGTACCAAGAGTTTCTGCTCAACTATATTCACTACCTGGCCACCAGCAGCGGCAAGCTGCGCTCCGACCCCGACTTTTACCAGGTATGCTACGATATGGCCAAAAACCAGCTCACTGGCCCGGCCAAACCCATTGTGATGGGTCGGGTGCTGAAAGAGTCGTTCCGGTTTGGGCACGTAAAGCAGTCGGCGGCTATGCTGGAGGATTTCCGTGCGGTAGATGCCAAAAATCAGTATTACCCGCTGCTGAGGCAGGATTTTGAAACTCACAAAGCCTTTGCCATCGGCTCGCCGGCCCCCGATTTCCGGCTGGTTTCCTCCAAGGGCGACACGCTGAGCCTGAAGAACTTTGCCGGAAAGCTGGTGTACCTGAACTTCTGGCGCACCACCAGCGGCTTGGCCCTGCGCGACCTGCCCTACGAGGCGGAGCTGGCCAAGAAGTTTGAGGGCAAGAACATCGTGTTCCTGAACGTGGCCCTCGACGACAACGAAGGAGCCTGGAAGCAGCTGGTTATCAGCAAGAAGCTACCGGGCGTGCACGTCCGGTCGGGCGGCGGACTTCGCTCGGCGGTAGCCCGGGCCTACGCCGTGCAGGACGTGCCCAGCTACTTCCTGCTGGCCGAAGACGGCACCTTCCTCAACACTAAGCCCAAGCGCCTGAGCAGCCGCGCCGCCGTGGACGAAATCAAGGAATCGTTCGGCAAAGCCAATACGTACAGCAGCTCCATGCCAACGGGCCGGTAAATCAGTATTCAAACTATGCCTTCAAAACGCCTTTCGCCCTGCGGCGAAAGGCGTTTTGCTGTTTTGTGTACGATAGACAGACAGTTCTGGCCGCCCCCGGAGCCACTACCTCACCCGCACCGCCGTGGCCGTGGCTCCTACCGAGGCGGTTGCCTTTCTGCGCCCGGCCGCGTAGCTTGGCCATACTGCGCTGCTTCTCTTATCTACCTATTGCTAGCCCCTCCCGCTGCGGCGGGCCTGTCTCATCCTTCTTACCCCTTTATCCCGTTTCGCCCCGTGAAACTTATTCGCTCACCCCTGTACCTAGCCCTGGCCCTGCTCACCCAGTGCAGCAGCTGCAAAGAGGGCGACCCCGCTCCCGAACCACTGCCCGAACTGCCCCCCGCCACCCAGACCGGGGCCAGCACTTTCGGCTGTCTGGTCAACGGCAAACCTTATGTCGCAAAGGGTATAAATCAAACTGGTGGAGATTGGTTTACACTTAATAAACTGTCAATCGGCGCTGACATGAGAAGTCAAGGGCAGAAGTCGACACTCAGTTTGCTGCTATCAGATACTGTTTCTTTCGGCATATTGACGACTACCTATAAGATACTGTCAATAACGCAGATATTTCCGCCACCTCAAAGGGTAGGATTTACTGTCCGAGCTAACACAGACAGGTGCTCCTACGATGGAGTCAACACCCGCACGGGCACGCTGACACTGACGCGCTACGACCCGGTGGCCCGCATTGTGGCCGGCCGCTTTGCCTTCACGCTCTACGAGCCCGGCTGCGATACGCTGCGCGTTACCGACGGACGCTTTGACGTCCAGTTCTAATTCCTCTATCCCCTTATTTTCTATGCGAAAATTATTCGTTTTGCTCGCCCTCTGCTGGGCGAGTGGCTCGCTCGTACGTGCCCAATCCGCTGACCCCGTCCGCCAACAGCTCGACCAGCTGCTGGGCCCCCTCGACAAAATGAAATAGACGGCTGTGATCCGGCGGCTACGTATCAGGTCCGGCCCTATGACCCGTCCCTTACCTATACCATTACGTCCTCTGGCCGGGTGCGTCACAAGCCGTTAAGCCGCGATGGCAGTTTCGCAGTTCTTACCTACGGAGCCGGCTATGGCGAAATACGCATTACGGCTACCAATGCCTGTGGTAGCACCGGCAGCACCTTACCGGTTACCGTGACTCAATGCGACTATTCGCCTTCTTATACTGTGTACCCCAACCCGGCCCGGGATGAGGCTACCGTAGTGGCCACTGAGCCGGCGCCAGCAGCCCGCGCCATCACCGCGCCGGGGTTCGACGTAGTGCTCTACAACGAGCAGGGCCGCCGCGTGTATCAGGGCCGCAGCCAGCATGGCCAGGCGAAACTGCCGCTGCGGGAGCTGCCTGCCGGCCTCTACCAGTTGCACGCCGGCCAGGGCAACCGGCAGGAGCGCCACACGGTGCAGGTGCGGCCGTAGGCCACGCTATTGTAATAGCCACAGGCCTCTTCTTCCCGTGAACCGAAGAGGGGGCCTTTGGTTATTAGGGCCAGTGGCTCGTTTCGCCACCGCGCCCCGTACCTTTAGCCCCGCATGGCCTCCTTACTCACCGACGGACTTAATTTCTTTTCAAAAGCTACTCCCGGCCGCCTCTGGAACGGGGCGCAAGTGGTAGGGGGCTACGTGCTGAGCAAACTCACGGGCAAGGCGCGCCACTGGGGCCTGCCGGTGGCTTTGAGCTTCGAGCCCACCACCAGCTGCAACCTGCGCTGCCCCGAGTGCCCCAGCGGCCTGCGTTCCTTCACGCGCCCCACCGGCATGCTGCCCGATGAGCTGTTCCGCAAAACCATTGACGAGGTGGCCTCCCGGCTCTGGTACCTGATTTTCTACTTCCAAGGCGAGCCGTACCTGCACCCCAACTTCCTGGAGCTGGTGAAGTACGCCGCCGATAAGGGCATCTATACCGCCACCAGTACCAACGCCCACTACCTCAACGACCACAACGCCCGCCGTACCGTGGAATCGGGCCTCGACCGGCTCATTATTTCCCTTGATGGTACCACTCAGGAGGTGTACCAACAGTACCGCGTGGGCGGCAAGCTCGACAAAGTGCTTGAGGGTACCCGCAACCTGATTAAGTGGCGGCGGGAGCTGAAAAGCCAGACGCCGCGGGTGGTGTTCCAGTTTCTGGTGGTGCGGCCCAACGAGCACCAGTTGGAGGAGGCAAAGGAGTTGGCCCGGGAGCTGGGCGTGGACGACGTGTGGTTTAAAACTGCCCAGATCTACGACTACCACAACGGCAGCCCGCTCATTCCCACCATCGACTACTACTCGCGCTATGAAAACCAGGGCGACGGCACCTGGAACATCAAGAACCGGCTGCTCAACCATTGCTGGAAGATGTGGCACTCGTGCGTTATCACCTGGGATGGGCTGGTGGTGCCCTGCTGCTTCGATAAGGATGCCGAGTACCGCCTCGGCGACCTCAAAACCCAGACCTTCCGCCAGCTCTGGCACGGCAGTAAATACCGCAACTTCCGCGCCGCCCTGCTCAAGGGCCGCGACCAGATTGACATGTGCCGCAACTGCACCGAGGGAACCAAAGTGTGGGGGTAGCGGTGAGATTGTGAAGTAGTGCAATGGTGAGTGTGGACAGTGCGCGAACAGTACGTCATTGCGAGCCTGTTGAGGAATCCTGTGTGCTGACGTTGCAGTAGTACAGCAAGGCCGGTGAACCGTAGCCGGGCAGGTTGATTTCGGCTGGTGAATACGACTGAGGAAATATTCCCAATTTCACCTTTTCCGATTTCGCCTTTTCCACTGCCGCCGCGCTATGTTTTCAGCTGCCCGTATTCTGGCCATCCGCAAGAGCAAAGGCCTTTCTCAGGAAGTGCTGGCTGAGCAATCGGGCGTGAGTCTGCGCACTATTCAGCGGGTGGAGCAGGGCGACACAGTGCCGCGCGGCTACACGCTGCAGGCCCTGGCTACCGCCCTCGATGTGCCGTTGGAAGCCTTCCGGCCGGAGCCCGAAGCCGCCGCTCCGGCTGCTGAAACAGCTGCCCCGTTGCCTATCACGGCAGCACCCTCCACGCTCCCCGATCCGCAGTTTCTGCAGCTACTGAACCTGAGTGCGCTGAGCTTTCTGGTATTGCCACTGCTGAACCTGGTGGTGCCATGGCTGCTCTGGCGAAAGCACCGCCACGAGGTGGAGCACGCCGCCGAAGTCGGGCGGCGCGTGCTGGGCTTTCAGATTCTGTGGCAGGTGGGCTGCTTTCTGGCATACCTACTGGCCGGATTGGTGCAAGTGGTGGCGCATGCCTTCCATACCTTTATACCGGGGCTGTACGTGGGCGTTTTCATCGGTTCCTATCTGCTCAACCTGGGGGTGGTGATTTACTATGGCTGGCAGTTACGCCAGGGCCACCTGGATATCTACCGGTTTCGGCTATAGCAACATCCACGCACAACGTTCTTATT containing:
- a CDS encoding TlpA family protein disulfide reductase, with the translated sequence MAYRFPLTAALLWAGLLAAPLLGRAQGTVVLTGKVSGRTADTVAVSVRENPLDVKEQITYARLDSKGEFRLALTVNGPTRADLVYGDDVTDLFLEPGNQMEVRFKGSDLASSVRYKGKGAEANTFLTEMDDKFVENDGFQVLPDNITFYEAPFLSFLDYRRKEETKFLEESSEGLSPAFKEYVKAEITYGYANDRLTFQDLREQVVATEGRLKMTPSYYEFLNDKSLINNPAAVQSEQYQEFLLNYIHYLATSSGKLRSDPDFYQVCYDMAKNQLTGPAKPIVMGRVLKESFRFGHVKQSAAMLEDFRAVDAKNQYYPLLRQDFETHKAFAIGSPAPDFRLVSSKGDTLSLKNFAGKLVYLNFWRTTSGLALRDLPYEAELAKKFEGKNIVFLNVALDDNEGAWKQLVISKKLPGVHVRSGGGLRSAVARAYAVQDVPSYFLLAEDGTFLNTKPKRLSSRAAVDEIKESFGKANTYSSSMPTGR
- a CDS encoding lectin-like domain-containing protein produces the protein MRFSAKHTFTYLSAQPLAATAFSWSRRLLLLTGMATAFAAARPHHTSAQALYKTNGDAVASTTCTGGFTLTPELGNKSGSVWRLQQITLAKSFVFNFSVYLGTRDGNGGDGMVFGLQRSNVGTNALGGGGQNMGMAAISPSVIVEFDTYDNGTGINDIAADHIGLVKNGDFGNPLTFTNSAATAVRATPAAVDAGGTALNIENGTYYPVRVAWNVKTKTLQVYFNNVLRATYSEDFVATIFGNNPSVYWGFTASTGGALNKMEACSLAFDYDQDTDGLTDRQDADDDNDGIADTAEANNVDATADADSDGVLNYQDADFGALNARGVVSTLDADGDGIINQFDLDADADGIPDVVEGTDGRMSSGFRALYSAADAQYTQAVDAVGRPQNTASYTTLPDTDGDGKPDYLDTNTDNDAVPDWMEAFDDNNSGYSSDDLVVRAAAFVTAGGNSTYYPATDANANGTRDWLDDTNANGIPNFLDITSPFYRDTDGDGLVDLLDASNLGKGYADVTSYPDRNSNSVPDYRDAALVTPLPVELVSFTARAAGAQAQLVWATASEVNNAYFVVEISTDGQTFAALAEVAGKGTTTQRHEYRYTDVNLARYAVAVVYYRLRQVDTNGAVQFSAVQTLVVSNRRSTMVALPTPFTTELTLQLPQTVAGTATLEVLDATGRPQLVQAVMLQAGTTTLVVPQAATWAAGLYFVRIIQGQQQYSVKAVRQ
- the radA gene encoding DNA repair protein RadA yields the protein MAKVKTLYFCQNCGAQSAKWIGRCPSCGEWNTYVEEVVEKTDTATAANAWKASSSVGTTSKAAKPKPLGDILYEEESRLNTHDDELNRVLGGGLVPGSLVLIGGEPGIGKSTLMLQIAMQLNGLRILYVSGEESEQQIKMRAERLGRQHPGLYILTETNTQNIFRQIDQLQPNVVVVDSIQTLHSTLVESGAGSVSQVRECTTELLKYAKDTGVPVLLIGHITKDGSIAGPKILEHMVDTVLQFEGDRHLTYRILRTIKNRFGSTSELGIYEMQGAGLRQVSNPSEILLSQRTEVLSGLAIGATLEGNRPLLVEVQALVTPATYGTPQRSSTGFDGKRLQMLLAVLEKRSGLRLGQHDVFLNIAGGLRLEDPALDLAVCAAVVSSLNDVPIRGEICLAAEVGLSGEIRAVSRLDQRLSEAEKLGFAEMYISQFNAKGLDLARYGIRVHPAGRLDEVLTGLFG
- a CDS encoding sensor histidine kinase — translated: MLPASPLTRVTAFAGLPPETLAWLAAHGEIRRFAPNEVITRAGDEAEFMMAVLAGGLQFYMTHNGNREPVFRVEAGNISGVLPYSRLRVIRGEGVAVGETTLFLLHRNKFPELEQASPELVQRLVSLMSDRARLEARAQERDDKLRALGKLSAGLAHELNNPAAAIMRAAEVLATNLRARPTLLQQLVQHCPSPEALARLTALATTVYPPSTLPALDRSDAEDELADWLEEQGVPDGFQLAAGLLDAGLPQAILQPVLAGWAPAARPAALAWLEGQVTGLRLVQELQEAGTRITTLVTNVKTYSHMDRGQDFAPLDVHSGLDSTLNMLGFALRGKNLRIVKDYAPDLPLVQGQVSSLNQVWTNLLDNALDALPPGGEITIRTRLEDDFVRVFIIDNGPGIPAEVLPRILEPFFTTKPAGEGTGLGLDIALRIVEQHGGQLEVQSEPGRTEFAIWLPKSNGIAE
- a CDS encoding FAD-dependent oxidoreductase, with protein sequence MKKPVLLCVDDDPQVLSAIDRDLRQEFRRDYRVVRAGSGREALAIVRELHEREEPLALILADQRMPDLEGVEVLTQARELFPEAKRVLLTAYADTEAAIRAINSARLDHYLMKPWDPPQQLLYPTLHDLLAAWQRAYKPAFGGVRLIGFQWSPKSHELKDFLAGYMVGYQWLDFETDAEAQTLLARKNLTAHDLPVVVLEDGTALASPTPTEVATRIGLTVQASQELYDVVVIGGGPAGLAAGVYGASEGLKTLVIERQTPGGQAGTSSRIENYLGFPTGLSGSELAHRAWTQAVRLGAEILAPQEVTGLCVQDGYKVLTLTDGNEVKTRAVILTTGVSYRTLDVPGMDRLSGAGVYYGAARTEARSCQEQDVYIVGGGNSAGQAAMYLATYARRVFILIRGESLAASMSAYLIEQIGQTPNIELLPFAEIAEVCGADHLEEVVVRRQGQLERRPARALFVFIGAKPSTEWVCDTIVCDGKGFVLTGRDLVTDPRYATAWQHPRREPYLLETCVPGIFAAGDSRAGAMARVASAVGEGSMAIKFVHQYLDE